The Urbifossiella limnaea nucleotide sequence GGCACGGCCCGAGGCAGGTGCCGAGTTCGAACCGGAGGCAGCGCGCCCCGCGGTCGTCGGTGAAGAGCGACCGCTGGTCGGCGAAGCCGAGCGGCACCGTTTCCGGGCAGTCGCGGAGCTTGAACCAGTCGTTCAGCCGGCGAGCGGCATCGGTGGTGTGGTAGCGCTTCACCAGCGGGCCGAAGCTGACGATCGTCCCCTTGCCCGGCCGCCCGGCGACGTACAGGTACGGGGCCGGCGACTTGCCAAGGCACAGGTAGTGGTAGCGCTGCTGACCCGGGATGCCCTGCACGTTGAACTTCGGCCGCAGCCGCTGGATGAGTTCGAGTTCGCGGAGCAGGGCGGCGAACTCGTCCGCGGCTTCCTCCCACACGAGCAGCCGCGCCTGTTCAACGATCTTCCCGGCCTTGCGCTCTCGGCTCTCGGCGCGGAAGTAGCTCATCAGCCGGCAGCGAAGGCTCTTGGCCTTGCCGATGTAGATCACCCGCCCGCGGCCGTCCACCCAGCCGTACACGCCGGGCAGTTTCGGGGAGTGCTCCTTGACCCCGCGCAGCAGCTTCGCCGGCCGCGACGCTTTGACGCCCCGGCCCACAACGGTGTGGTCCGCGGGGCGGAACAGCGACGGCCCGAACCCGTCGGCGGGCCCGGCGGCGAACAAGCGGGGGTGTTTGGCCCCGTCCTGGGGTTTGCGGGACATGCGACGATTGTAGCGGGTGTGCGGGCGGTGTACGAGTGTGAACCGCGGGCTGGAACGGGTTGACAACCGGCCGTAGCATACGGGCGTGTTGCCGGGCCGCGCCCGGCGCCTCGGAGGAGCGGCGTGCGACACCGCGGTGTCACGATCGGGCTGGTCGCGGTCGCCGCGCTTGGTGCCGCCGCCGCCGTCTGGGCCGCATGGCCCGTCCAGCCACAGCCCACGGACTGGTCGGACGAATACCGCGCGGCCCCGCCGTCCGCCGCCACCGGCTACGACCTGACGCCGAAGCCCGCGCCGGAGATCGGCCCCGGCACGGTGGTCGACAAGTCCGCGCCGCCGGGGTGGTCTCACCTCGTCATCAAGAGCCTGCCGCGCGTCCGCGCCGATCAGCGCGCCGGCCTCCCCGACCTCACCGTCGAGAAGGCCGGTTGGATGTTTACCGCCTTCCTCGCCGAAGTCGGCCGCGACACGGACGGTAGCTACGCCCTCAAGCGCCTCGGCCTCGGCCTCGGGGCGAAGGGGACGGACCGGGACGTGGTCGTTACGTCGGACACGGCGGGCAAGCACGGCGTCCCTCTCGGTCTGTTCGGCGGGATGATCCTCGACAAGGGCTACGCCGTGCAGCGGAAGGCGGTGGTGCCGTTGTGGAGCCCCGCGTTCGGCCTGCTCGACACGCCGGTGTGGTTCCGCTGCGGCGACACCAACCGCCTGGTCCGGTATCGCTACGCCCTCCTCGCGGACCGCGCCACGGGCCGGCTCGACGTGCTGATGTGGTCGCTCGGGGCGGACGGCCCCGGCTGCGCGGCGCTCGCCGAGGTCGTGCGCGTCGCCACGAACACGATCGACCCCGCCGAGTTGGTCGTAGACCGCCGAAAGGTCAACCGGCTCGGGATGCCGTCGGACGACGCCTTCGCGGTCGAAGTGCTCCCGCCGGGCGTTCGCCGGCCGATGCCCGATTCGCTCCGCCAACTGGCCGGCACCACCCGCTTCTCGCCGGATTCGGCACGCGATCTGGAAGCCGGATTGCGCCGCCTCGCGCGCGACTTCTCGCCCTGACACCCGGTGTGCGAATGCTCCCCCTCGTCCTCTCCGCGGCCCTCGCCGCCCCGGCCCAACCGCCGAGCCACGACGCGGCCAATGCCGTCTACAAGGGGCTGCTCGACCCCGGGCTCGTCGTCGGTCCCACGCAACGAGTCAAGTTCGCGCCGCCGGTCATGGCCGACGGGCTGTCCGCGGCCCAGCAGAAGGCCGTGATCGAGAAGGTGATCGGCACCGACTACCCGTTCGCCGAGTTCACCCG carries:
- a CDS encoding GIY-YIG nuclease family protein; the encoded protein is MSRKPQDGAKHPRLFAAGPADGFGPSLFRPADHTVVGRGVKASRPAKLLRGVKEHSPKLPGVYGWVDGRGRVIYIGKAKSLRCRLMSYFRAESRERKAGKIVEQARLLVWEEAADEFAALLRELELIQRLRPKFNVQGIPGQQRYHYLCLGKSPAPYLYVAGRPGKGTIVSFGPLVKRYHTTDAARRLNDWFKLRDCPETVPLGFADQRSLFTDDRGARCLRFELGTCLGPCHGSCARTDYATAVKAVRAFLDGRDRTLLEHLKQQMSAAAAGFEFERAGSIRDRLQALERLDNRLSLLRRARSRHSFVYPLAGPDGGERWYLIHRGQVRAVATAPACGVSRARVAELIRTTFAAAPPPDVLTGGAVDSVLLVSSWLRKYAAEKGKLLTAAEALRRCASGGVVVGDVGPAEDAERHAG